A single region of the Streptomyces sp. NBC_01262 genome encodes:
- a CDS encoding SHOCT domain-containing protein: MDVIAATTTLADHWNGPGPWILFFPLVWAAVIVGVGFVLRRTVWRGRGPWQHRAAIGEHSPIAVLGRRFAAGEIDEDEYWRRLSVLDEQFGRYAKGETR; the protein is encoded by the coding sequence ATGGACGTCATCGCAGCGACCACCACACTCGCCGACCACTGGAACGGCCCCGGCCCCTGGATCCTGTTCTTCCCGCTCGTGTGGGCCGCCGTGATCGTCGGCGTCGGCTTCGTCCTGCGCCGCACCGTCTGGCGCGGCCGGGGCCCGTGGCAGCACCGGGCCGCGATCGGGGAGCACTCGCCGATCGCGGTGCTGGGCCGCCGCTTCGCGGCGGGGGAGATCGACGAGGACGAGTACTGGCGCAGGCTCTCGGTCCTGGACGAGCAGTTCGGACGGTACGCGAAGGGTGAGACCCGATGA
- a CDS encoding ABC transporter permease: MSATTTSLRLSLSSLRAHKRRFAGTFLAVFLGVSFLAGTMVMGDTLRASFDTLFTNAYSGTDVVIRSADVVTVSGQGQGTREPVPTALVAKVRAVPGVAAAAPSIQGAGQLIGGDGKPVGGQGPPTLAGNWIADAKLNPYALAEGHAPQSRGQAVINRGAAEKGGLRIGDKTVLRTPDPLRVTIVGIATFGGEDGMGQTTFTGLTSADAERYLTPKPGEASTVLVRAGPGTGQGQLADTIERAGILPQGVEAITGQQATDENLDMVSGRFLDLFTTLLTVFAGIALLVATFSIHNTFAIVVAQRTRENALIRALGASRRQVLGGTLAEAFAVGLIASAAGLLGGVGIAAGLQALFPAVGFPFPAGDLVLGANALLVPLAVGLVVCVGSALVPAVRAGRTAPLSALRETAVDHSGASRARAVFGGAMAAAGIALTVLGAGGSRNVWLTAAGAGLTVAAFVVLGPVASSYAVRILGLPLARLRGVTGALARRNALRSPKRTAATATALMIGVAVVSLFTVFGASLKATMDRTVSRSFAGDVAISAPVRGAGGTGLSPKLAPAVAKLPEVSNAVGLGRGVAKVDGAGRRLTVTDPVALSRALDLGTVDGSLTALGDDGLAVSRTEADKHGWHTGSAVRLAFADGDRQAFTVRAVYGQADLAGSYVITRAAWAPHHVQDSDTLVAVTFREGVGPADGKAAVERVAKAYGDPEVQTRDEYAKSSGAGVDMFLTLVYALLALAVLIALLGIANTLTLAVHERTRELGLLRAVGQTRAQLRAMVRWESVLVAAFGTVGGLGLGGFLGWALVRAADSDGTSAFAVPPGQLGVVLLVGLAAGVLAGWRPARRAARLDVLRAIAAE, encoded by the coding sequence ATGAGTGCGACCACCACATCCCTTCGCCTCAGCTTGTCCTCGCTGCGCGCGCACAAGCGGCGTTTCGCCGGGACCTTTCTCGCCGTGTTCCTCGGGGTGTCGTTCCTGGCCGGGACGATGGTCATGGGCGACACCCTGCGGGCCAGCTTCGACACGCTGTTCACAAACGCCTACAGCGGCACCGACGTGGTCATCCGCAGCGCCGACGTCGTCACCGTCTCCGGGCAGGGCCAGGGCACCCGCGAGCCCGTCCCCACGGCGCTCGTGGCCAAGGTCCGGGCGGTCCCGGGGGTCGCCGCCGCCGCACCGAGCATCCAGGGCGCGGGCCAGCTCATAGGCGGCGACGGCAAGCCGGTGGGCGGCCAGGGCCCGCCGACCCTCGCCGGGAACTGGATCGCCGACGCGAAGCTCAATCCGTACGCCCTCGCGGAAGGCCACGCCCCGCAGTCACGCGGCCAGGCGGTCATCAACCGGGGTGCCGCCGAGAAAGGCGGCCTGCGCATCGGCGACAAAACCGTCCTGCGCACGCCGGATCCGCTGCGGGTCACGATCGTCGGCATCGCGACCTTCGGCGGCGAGGACGGCATGGGCCAGACCACCTTCACGGGTCTGACCAGCGCCGACGCCGAGCGCTATCTCACGCCGAAGCCGGGGGAGGCGTCCACCGTCCTCGTGCGCGCCGGGCCGGGCACCGGCCAGGGGCAGCTCGCGGACACGATCGAGCGAGCCGGAATCCTCCCCCAGGGAGTCGAGGCGATCACCGGACAGCAGGCCACCGACGAGAACCTGGACATGGTGTCCGGCCGCTTCCTGGATCTGTTCACCACCCTGCTCACGGTCTTCGCCGGAATCGCCCTGCTGGTGGCGACCTTCAGCATCCACAACACCTTCGCCATCGTCGTTGCCCAGCGCACCCGCGAGAACGCCCTGATCAGGGCGCTGGGCGCGTCCCGTCGCCAGGTTCTCGGCGGCACCCTCGCGGAGGCGTTCGCCGTCGGCCTGATCGCCTCGGCCGCCGGGCTGCTCGGCGGCGTCGGCATCGCCGCCGGCCTCCAGGCGCTCTTCCCGGCCGTCGGCTTCCCCTTCCCCGCCGGTGACCTGGTCCTCGGCGCGAACGCCCTCCTCGTGCCGCTCGCCGTCGGCCTCGTGGTGTGCGTCGGTTCCGCCCTCGTGCCCGCTGTACGCGCCGGGCGCACCGCGCCGCTGTCCGCGCTGCGCGAGACGGCCGTGGACCACTCCGGCGCGTCACGCGCGCGTGCCGTGTTCGGCGGCGCCATGGCGGCGGCCGGCATCGCGCTCACCGTCCTGGGGGCCGGCGGCAGCCGGAATGTCTGGCTGACGGCGGCGGGCGCCGGGCTCACCGTCGCCGCGTTCGTCGTGCTCGGCCCGGTGGCGTCCTCGTACGCCGTACGGATCCTGGGCCTGCCGCTGGCCCGGCTGCGCGGTGTCACCGGGGCGCTGGCCAGGCGCAATGCGCTGCGCAGCCCGAAGCGTACGGCGGCGACCGCCACCGCGCTGATGATCGGGGTCGCGGTCGTGTCCCTCTTCACGGTCTTCGGGGCCTCGCTCAAGGCGACCATGGACAGGACGGTGTCCCGCTCCTTCGCGGGCGATGTCGCCATCAGCGCACCGGTGCGCGGCGCGGGAGGCACCGGGCTCAGCCCGAAGCTGGCACCGGCGGTCGCGAAACTGCCCGAGGTGTCGAACGCCGTCGGGCTCGGCCGCGGCGTCGCGAAGGTCGACGGCGCGGGCCGCCGGCTCACCGTCACCGACCCGGTCGCCCTCTCCAGGGCGCTGGACCTGGGCACCGTCGACGGATCGCTGACCGCGCTCGGCGACGACGGCCTCGCCGTCTCCCGCACCGAGGCGGACAAGCACGGCTGGCACACCGGCAGCGCCGTGCGCCTGGCCTTCGCCGACGGCGACCGGCAGGCCTTCACCGTACGGGCCGTCTACGGGCAGGCCGACCTGGCCGGGAGCTATGTCATCACCCGCGCCGCCTGGGCCCCGCACCACGTGCAGGACTCCGACACGCTGGTCGCCGTCACCTTCCGCGAGGGCGTCGGTCCGGCGGACGGCAAGGCGGCGGTGGAGCGGGTGGCGAAGGCCTACGGCGATCCGGAGGTCCAGACCCGCGACGAGTACGCGAAGTCCTCGGGGGCAGGCGTCGACATGTTCCTCACCCTCGTCTACGCGCTGCTCGCGCTCGCCGTCCTCATCGCGTTGCTCGGCATCGCCAACACCCTCACCCTCGCCGTGCACGAGCGCACCCGTGAGCTCGGCCTGCTGCGGGCCGTCGGCCAGACCCGGGCGCAACTGCGGGCGATGGTCCGCTGGGAATCGGTGCTCGTCGCCGCCTTCGGGACCGTCGGCGGGCTGGGGCTGGGCGGCTTCCTCGGCTGGGCACTGGTCAGGGCGGCCGACAGCGACGGTACGAGTGCCTTCGCGGTGCCGCCCGGACAACTGGGCGTGGTGCTGCTGGTCGGCCTGGCCGCCGGCGTACTGGCGGGCTGGCGTCCGGCCCGGCGCGCGGCGCGGCTGGACGTGCTGCGGGCCATCGCCGCGGAGTGA
- a CDS encoding ABC transporter ATP-binding protein, with product MTATATATATVETAAARVVDAVRTYGSGDAEVRALDGVTAEFAAGRFTAIMGPSGSGKSTLMHCAAGLDTLSSGSAFVGGTELGALGDRQLTLLRRQRIGFVFQAFNLVPTLTVAENITLPLDLAGARRDEAWVEDLIDTIGLRDRLRHRPSELSGGQQQRVAVARALAGRPEVVFADEPTGNLDSRSGAEVLELLGRAVHEMGRTVVMVTHDPVAAAHADEVVFLADGRLVDRMADPTAEKVLDRLKAFDGPNSGERIAEEAVS from the coding sequence ATGACCGCGACCGCGACCGCGACCGCGACAGTGGAGACCGCCGCCGCCCGTGTGGTGGACGCGGTCAGGACGTACGGCAGCGGGGACGCCGAGGTCCGGGCGCTGGACGGGGTGACGGCTGAGTTCGCGGCCGGCCGGTTCACGGCGATCATGGGTCCGTCGGGTTCGGGGAAGTCCACGCTGATGCACTGCGCGGCGGGGCTCGACACCCTCAGCTCCGGCAGCGCCTTTGTCGGCGGTACGGAGCTGGGGGCGCTGGGGGACCGGCAGTTGACGCTGCTGCGCAGGCAGCGCATCGGGTTCGTGTTCCAGGCCTTCAATCTCGTACCGACGCTGACCGTCGCCGAGAACATCACGCTGCCGCTGGACCTGGCGGGCGCCCGCAGGGACGAGGCGTGGGTGGAGGACCTGATCGACACCATCGGGCTGCGCGACCGGCTGCGGCACCGCCCGAGCGAGCTGTCCGGGGGCCAGCAGCAGCGCGTCGCGGTGGCGCGGGCGCTGGCCGGGCGGCCGGAGGTGGTGTTCGCCGACGAGCCGACCGGCAATCTGGACTCCCGCTCGGGCGCCGAGGTGCTGGAGCTGCTGGGGCGGGCCGTCCACGAGATGGGCCGCACGGTCGTCATGGTCACCCATGACCCGGTCGCCGCCGCGCATGCCGACGAGGTGGTCTTCCTCGCCGACGGGCGGCTGGTGGACCGGATGGCGGACCCGACCGCGGAAAAGGTGCTCGACCGCCTGAAGGCGTTCGACGGCCCCAACTCCGGCGAGAGGATCGCCGAGGAGGCAGTGTCATGA
- a CDS encoding DUF2797 domain-containing protein produces the protein MWRCTGLRWADGEPAWTWQHPHQGARHSPLRLGGRVELAVPEGEVRRCVGVWRAGRWTSCPQGAALAGRIRRDQCEACAALDRSQSVAADTALDDPRPYSVYLAYFGPGVCKVGITRAERGSTRLLEQAAVCFTFLGRGPLMAARRAESVLGAALGIPDRVSAVAKRGARAALPPAGERAAQLRAVYEAAAGVADWRDTLGPLPYEVVDHAALFGLEPDPPRPALLVTELAPGTAVAGVLLAAAGGDLYVDTADGTVLLDAHLASGWALTRPVAGQPAAPTTRPPAPRRPDRTEPLF, from the coding sequence ATGTGGCGATGCACGGGGCTTCGGTGGGCCGACGGCGAACCCGCCTGGACCTGGCAGCACCCCCACCAGGGCGCGCGGCACAGCCCGCTGCGGCTGGGCGGGCGGGTGGAGCTGGCGGTGCCGGAGGGGGAGGTGCGGCGGTGTGTGGGGGTGTGGCGGGCGGGGCGGTGGACGAGCTGCCCGCAGGGGGCCGCGCTGGCGGGGCGGATACGGCGGGACCAGTGCGAGGCGTGTGCCGCGCTGGACCGTTCGCAGTCGGTGGCCGCCGACACCGCGCTGGACGATCCGCGCCCGTACTCGGTCTATCTCGCCTACTTCGGCCCCGGCGTGTGCAAGGTCGGCATCACCAGGGCCGAGCGCGGCAGCACGCGCCTGCTCGAACAGGCCGCGGTCTGCTTCACGTTCCTCGGCCGGGGCCCGCTGATGGCCGCCCGGCGCGCCGAGTCCGTGCTGGGCGCGGCGCTGGGCATCCCGGACCGCGTATCGGCAGTGGCGAAGCGCGGGGCCCGCGCGGCTCTGCCGCCCGCCGGGGAGCGGGCGGCGCAGTTGCGCGCGGTGTACGAGGCGGCGGCCGGCGTAGCCGACTGGCGGGACACGCTGGGGCCGCTGCCGTACGAAGTCGTCGACCACGCCGCGCTGTTCGGGCTGGAGCCGGATCCGCCCAGGCCCGCGCTGCTGGTGACGGAGCTGGCCCCGGGGACGGCGGTCGCCGGTGTGCTGCTCGCGGCGGCGGGCGGCGATCTGTACGTGGACACGGCCGACGGCACCGTGCTGCTCGACGCGCATCTGGCCTCGGGCTGGGCCCTGACGCGGCCCGTGGCCGGTCAGCCGGCGGCGCCGACGACCAGGCCCCCGGCGCCGAGGCGGCCCGACAGAACGGAGCCGTTGTTCTGA
- a CDS encoding ROK family protein → MPSIFCLGSAQSQNRRVTQTRTRLERGRGALGPALALVHTGRAPTRAVLTAELGVTRATAGAVAAELEALRLIRVDTRPSGPGGSQGRPSHRLAVDPEGPVVLAVQVHADGFRAGLVGLGGQVVVTAPGSMTVPADPAHVLGAVVEAGAGLLRDTGRVCVGVGLAVPSAVAQPEGTALNPLHLAWPAGAPVLQILTEQVALAGITGPTGTPVACFVGNDINLGALAEHRHGAGHGAQHLLVVATGHRGVGGALVLDGRLHTGSSGLALEVGHFTVNPQGRPCHCGLRGCLDVEVDPLALLEEAGRTPGPEGSLLEQATALLREEYADPAVRAAAHALIDRLGLGLAGLVNVLNPDRILLGGLHRDLLDADPERLRAVVADRSLWGRSGSVPLLGCALNHNSLVGAAELAWQPVLDDPLGVLVG, encoded by the coding sequence ATGCCGTCCATATTTTGTTTAGGGTCGGCACAAAGTCAGAATAGGAGGGTGACCCAGACTCGGACAAGGTTGGAGAGGGGCCGCGGCGCTCTCGGCCCCGCGCTCGCCCTCGTGCACACCGGGCGTGCGCCCACGCGCGCCGTCCTGACCGCCGAACTCGGCGTGACCCGCGCGACGGCGGGCGCGGTCGCCGCCGAACTGGAGGCGCTCCGGCTGATCCGGGTCGACACCCGGCCCAGCGGCCCGGGCGGCTCCCAGGGCCGCCCCTCGCACCGCCTCGCGGTCGATCCCGAAGGCCCCGTCGTGCTCGCCGTCCAGGTGCACGCCGACGGCTTCCGGGCCGGCCTCGTCGGGCTCGGCGGGCAGGTCGTGGTCACCGCGCCCGGCAGCATGACCGTGCCCGCCGACCCCGCCCACGTCCTCGGCGCCGTCGTCGAGGCCGGAGCCGGGCTGCTGCGCGACACCGGGCGGGTATGCGTCGGAGTGGGCCTGGCCGTGCCGTCCGCCGTCGCCCAGCCCGAGGGCACCGCCCTCAACCCGCTGCACCTCGCCTGGCCGGCCGGCGCGCCGGTGCTGCAGATACTCACCGAACAGGTCGCCCTGGCCGGCATCACCGGCCCCACCGGGACGCCCGTCGCCTGCTTCGTCGGCAACGACATCAACCTCGGCGCGCTGGCCGAACACCGGCACGGCGCGGGCCACGGCGCCCAGCACCTCCTCGTCGTCGCCACCGGCCACCGCGGCGTCGGCGGCGCGCTCGTCCTCGACGGCCGCCTCCACACCGGCAGCTCCGGACTCGCCCTGGAGGTCGGCCACTTCACCGTCAACCCCCAGGGCCGCCCCTGCCACTGCGGCCTGCGCGGCTGCCTCGACGTCGAGGTCGACCCCCTCGCCCTCCTCGAAGAGGCCGGCCGCACCCCCGGCCCCGAGGGCTCCCTCCTCGAACAGGCCACCGCCCTGCTCCGCGAGGAGTACGCCGACCCCGCCGTACGCGCCGCCGCCCACGCCCTCATCGACCGCCTCGGCCTCGGCCTCGCGGGCCTGGTCAACGTCCTCAACCCCGACCGCATCCTCCTCGGCGGCCTCCACCGCGACCTCCTGGACGCCGACCCCGAACGCCTGCGCGCTGTCGTCGCCGACCGCAGCCTGTGGGGGCGCAGCGGCAGCGTCCCGCTGCTGGGCTGCGCCCTGAACCACAACAGCCTCGTCGGCGCCGCCGAACTGGCCTGGCAGCCGGTCCTCGACGACCCGCTCGGAGTGCTCGTCGGCTAG